In Brachypodium distachyon strain Bd21 chromosome 2, Brachypodium_distachyon_v3.0, whole genome shotgun sequence, one genomic interval encodes:
- the LOC104583266 gene encoding uncharacterized protein LOC104583266: MLRAGAMAAALHLSPPARFPRRFLSLTATPYPLYYDLLIHRPAKSPPRSSPSEAAAPTPPPEDAAEQGLDRAKRRYLRKRRSRQFPDPDAATGTKPTTTSEMVELRPEVVDFPRLHAREEALYFHDAFAMPWEKDKHYRMLYRLEKKYFPEQSLDNAFVAADASGAPSGADKGLVFFEEEKMGGDEGVVEKKEGDKGVVLERKVEDFFRSLKKGPAGAGEADPVSPKKKTGLGLEPRQVKRDVEREEDWPQPHLASRRTELPPRWDGPTGTVVLIDKPKGWTSFTVCGKLRRLVKVQKVGHAGTLDPMATGLLIVCVGKATKVVDRYQGMVKGYSGVFRLGEATSTWDADSPVIQREPWEHIKDEDIRKAASSFMGEIWQVPPMFSAIKVGGEKMYDKARRGETVELSPRRISIYKFDIERSLEDRQNMIFRVTCSKGTYIRSLCADLGKALRSCAHLTALRRDSIGDYSVNDAWNFDELQEQITKGYL, from the exons ccgctTCCCCCGCCGCTTCCTCTCTCTCACGGCCACTCCATACCCGCTCTACTACGACCTGCTCATCCACCGTCCCGCCAAATCACCCCCCAGATCCTCCCCCTCCGAAGccgccgcgcccacgccgccaccCGAGGACGCCGCCGAGCAGGGGCTCGACCGCGCGAAGCGGCGGTACCtgcggaagcggcggagcaggcAGTTCCCGGACCCGGACGCCGCCACGGGGACCAAGCCGACGACCACGTCGGAGATGGTGGAGCTGCGGCCCGAGGTGGTGGACTTCCCGCGGCTGCAcgcgcgggaggaggcgctcTACTTCCACGACGCCTTCGCCATGCCCTGGGAGAAGGACAAGCACTACCGCATGCTCTACCGCCTCGAGAAGAAGTACTTCCCGGAGCAGTCCCTCGACAACGCATTCGTCGCCGCCGATGCTTCCGGCGCTCCTTCCGGCGCCGACAAGGGGCTCGTCTTCTTCGAGGAAGAGAAGATGGGGGGAGACGAAGGGGTGGTCGAGAAGAAGGAGGGTGATAAAGGGGTGGTGCTGGAGAGGAAGGTGGAGGACTTCTTCAGGTCCCTGAAGAAAGGGCCTGCTGGGGCTGGGGAAGCTGACCCAGTGTcgccgaagaagaagacaggGTTGGGTTTGGAGCCTCGGCAGGTGAAGCGTGAtgtggagagggaggaggactGGCCGCAGCCGCACCTCGCAAGTAGGAGgacggagctgccgccgaGGTGGGACGGGCCGACCGGGACCGTCGTGCTCATCGATAAGCCCAAAG GATGGACTTCATTTACTGTTTGCGGAAAGCTGCGGCGTCTAGTGAAAGTGCAAAAG GTTGGTCACGCTGGTACTCTGGATCCTATGGCGACTGGATTGTTGATTGTTTGTGTGGGCAAAGCAACCAAAGTTGTTGATAG ATACCAAGGAATGGTTAAAGGCTACAGCGGTGTTTTCCGACTTGGAGAAGCAACATCAACTTGGGATGCAGATTCACCA GTTATTCAGAGAGAACCATGGGAACATATTAAAGATGAAGATATTAGAAAGGCAGCATCATCATTCATGGGGGAGATATGGCAAGTTCCTCCGATGTTTTCTGCCATTAAG GTTGGTGGTGAAAAAATGTATGACAAAGCAAGAAGGGGAGAAACAGTGGAGCTCTCACCGAGACGTATATCAATATACAAGTTTGATATTGAGCGCAGTTTAGAAGACAG GCAGAATATGATATTTCGAGTTACTTGCTCAAAAGGAACATACATTCGGTCCCTCTGTGCAGACTTGGGGAAAGCGCTTCGAAG CTGTGCTCATTTAACTGCCCTGCGGAGAGACTCAATTG GTGACTATTCGGTCAATGACGCTTGGAACTTCGATGAACTTCAAGAACAAATTACCAAGGGATATTTGTGA
- the LOC100828692 gene encoding protein DEHYDRATION-INDUCED 19 homolog 6 isoform X1, whose amino-acid sequence MEVEAHHGFLLTGSQHLHGHPHHQAAGLSLQGDDECWEYFPCPFCYTEVEVPFLCDHLQEEHCFDMKNAVCPICADNLGTNTDEHFRNQHSHLLTRRKSSSSSKPSQEAADKDTYEEDDDSYFEAPSYIIGKPVPDYSPDPLLSEFICSFMPPIDSEPGEAKEDHASPSLVDPRLNQVVMDDASKQDLKDRLRRTEFVKQMVMTTISADGD is encoded by the exons ATGGAAGTTGAGGCTCACCATGGCTTCCTGCTAACAGGGAGCCAGCACCTCCATGGCCACCCTCATCATCAAGCTGCAGGTCTGTCTTTGCAAG gaGATGATGAGTGTTGGGAGTACTTCCCCTGTCCCTTCTGTTACACTGAGGTGGAGGTTCCTTTCCTCTGTGACCATCTACAGGAGGAGCACTGCTTTGACATGAAAAATGCT GTTTGTCCGATCTGCGCCGACAACCTTGGGACCAACACAGATGAACATTTCAGGAATCAGCACTCACATCTACTGACG AGGAGaaagtcttcttcttcttcgaagCCAAGTCAAGAAGCAGCTGACAAGGACACatatgaagaagatgatgactCCTACTTTGAAGCACCATCATACATCATCGGCAAGCCAGTTCCTGATTATTCCCCTGACCCGCTGCTCTCCGAGTTCATCTGCAGCTTCATGCCTCCGATCGATTCAGAGCCCGGTGAAGCCAAGGAGGATCATGCTTCGCCTTCCTTGGTTGACCCGAG GCTGAATCAGGTTGTGATGGATGATGCATCAAAGCAGGATCTTAAGGACAGGTTGCGGAGAACCGAGTTCGTGAAGCAGATGGTGATGACAACAATTTCAGCAGATGGAGACTGA
- the LOC100828692 gene encoding protein DEHYDRATION-INDUCED 19 homolog 6 isoform X2 has product MEVEAHHGFLLTGSQHLHGHPHHQAAGDDECWEYFPCPFCYTEVEVPFLCDHLQEEHCFDMKNAVCPICADNLGTNTDEHFRNQHSHLLTRRKSSSSSKPSQEAADKDTYEEDDDSYFEAPSYIIGKPVPDYSPDPLLSEFICSFMPPIDSEPGEAKEDHASPSLVDPRLNQVVMDDASKQDLKDRLRRTEFVKQMVMTTISADGD; this is encoded by the exons ATGGAAGTTGAGGCTCACCATGGCTTCCTGCTAACAGGGAGCCAGCACCTCCATGGCCACCCTCATCATCAAGCTGCAG gaGATGATGAGTGTTGGGAGTACTTCCCCTGTCCCTTCTGTTACACTGAGGTGGAGGTTCCTTTCCTCTGTGACCATCTACAGGAGGAGCACTGCTTTGACATGAAAAATGCT GTTTGTCCGATCTGCGCCGACAACCTTGGGACCAACACAGATGAACATTTCAGGAATCAGCACTCACATCTACTGACG AGGAGaaagtcttcttcttcttcgaagCCAAGTCAAGAAGCAGCTGACAAGGACACatatgaagaagatgatgactCCTACTTTGAAGCACCATCATACATCATCGGCAAGCCAGTTCCTGATTATTCCCCTGACCCGCTGCTCTCCGAGTTCATCTGCAGCTTCATGCCTCCGATCGATTCAGAGCCCGGTGAAGCCAAGGAGGATCATGCTTCGCCTTCCTTGGTTGACCCGAG GCTGAATCAGGTTGTGATGGATGATGCATCAAAGCAGGATCTTAAGGACAGGTTGCGGAGAACCGAGTTCGTGAAGCAGATGGTGATGACAACAATTTCAGCAGATGGAGACTGA